A single Chloracidobacterium sp. DNA region contains:
- a CDS encoding ABC transporter ATP-binding protein: MEYAVEIHNLTKEYETGFLRKKRVRALDDLTINVTPGQIFGFLGGNGAGKTTTIKTLMRLQFPTSGSAKILGCDINDVQMHRRIGYCPENPYFYDYLTARELMEYFGELFGFDAATRRHKCDELLTAVGLEEKDWKRQLRKYSKGMLQRVGLAQSLINDPEVVFMDEPMSGLDPVGRREIRELIAGLRDKGTTVFMSTHILSDIEALCDQVAILRAGRLAAHGDLNDLLSNAEEARALEISVQGVLAEAIRDEIEFIAGATLLAKPNGANIHILDENDIEAVLTITRKNGGRLTSINPVKQSLEDLFVKESSN; this comes from the coding sequence ATGGAATACGCTGTTGAGATCCACAATCTGACCAAGGAATATGAGACCGGATTTCTGCGCAAAAAGCGGGTTCGGGCTCTCGACGACCTCACAATTAACGTAACGCCCGGGCAGATATTCGGCTTTTTGGGTGGTAATGGTGCAGGTAAGACGACGACGATCAAGACTTTGATGCGACTGCAGTTCCCTACTTCGGGCTCGGCCAAGATCCTTGGCTGCGACATTAATGACGTCCAAATGCATCGACGGATCGGCTATTGTCCCGAAAATCCATACTTCTACGACTATCTGACGGCACGCGAACTAATGGAGTATTTCGGCGAACTTTTCGGCTTTGACGCAGCGACTCGGCGGCATAAGTGTGACGAGTTACTGACCGCGGTCGGCCTTGAGGAAAAAGACTGGAAACGCCAACTACGCAAATATTCCAAGGGAATGCTGCAACGCGTCGGCCTGGCCCAATCGCTGATCAACGACCCTGAGGTCGTATTTATGGACGAGCCAATGAGCGGTCTTGATCCGGTCGGACGACGCGAGATCCGCGAACTTATCGCCGGGCTTCGGGACAAGGGCACGACCGTTTTTATGTCCACGCACATACTTTCGGATATCGAGGCACTGTGTGATCAGGTCGCGATCCTTCGGGCCGGCCGATTGGCAGCCCACGGAGATTTGAACGATTTGCTGTCGAATGCGGAAGAAGCACGAGCCCTGGAGATCAGTGTTCAGGGCGTTTTGGCCGAGGCGATCCGCGATGAGATCGAATTCATCGCCGGGGCCACGCTGCTCGCCAAACCGAACGGCGCCAATATCCACATCCTTGACGAAAATGATATCGAGGCGGTGCTCACCATCACCCGCAAAAACGGCGGACGCCTGACCTCGATCAATCCGGTCAAGCAATCCCTCGAGGACCTATTTGTAAAAGAGTCGTCGAACTAG
- a CDS encoding ABC transporter permease subunit, whose product MSSKETGFLPRVLAIAKNAFREAVRDRILYNLILFVLLITASAIFLGELTAGQESRVIVNLGLSSILLFGSFISIFVGVSLVWKEIEKRTVYSIFSKPIGRGEFIIGKYLGLCLTILLNVIVMGAGVSLALLYVGGGPLVWKIWGAVMLIFLELSIVTAVAIMFSSFSTPALSALLTFFVFLIGHFSASLLDLATSLGSKGAIWFFSAIYYLLPNLSNFSFIANTANGDIPPPAMLGAAVLYALVYDVILMTITVMIFSRRNFK is encoded by the coding sequence ATGTCTTCGAAAGAAACAGGATTCCTGCCCCGGGTCTTGGCGATCGCGAAAAATGCGTTTCGTGAGGCCGTTCGCGACCGGATCCTGTACAATTTGATTCTTTTTGTCTTGCTGATCACGGCAAGTGCGATCTTTTTGGGCGAACTGACCGCCGGTCAGGAGTCGCGGGTGATCGTCAATCTTGGCCTCAGTTCGATCTTGCTATTTGGTTCATTTATTTCGATCTTCGTCGGTGTTAGTTTGGTGTGGAAAGAGATCGAGAAACGGACCGTTTACTCGATATTCTCGAAACCCATCGGCCGCGGCGAGTTTATTATCGGCAAATACCTCGGTCTGTGCCTGACGATTTTACTTAATGTGATCGTTATGGGAGCGGGCGTTTCGCTGGCGTTGCTGTACGTCGGCGGCGGTCCGCTCGTCTGGAAGATATGGGGAGCGGTGATGCTGATCTTCCTCGAACTATCGATAGTGACGGCCGTCGCGATAATGTTCTCGTCGTTTTCGACACCTGCATTGTCGGCCCTTTTGACCTTTTTTGTCTTTCTGATCGGCCATTTCAGTGCGTCACTGCTGGATCTCGCGACCAGCCTCGGCTCGAAAGGGGCGATCTGGTTCTTTTCGGCGATCTATTACCTTTTGCCCAATCTTTCAAATTTCAGCTTTATAGCCAATACGGCAAACGGCGATATACCTCCGCCGGCGATGCTCGGGGCGGCAGTTTTGTACGCTTTGGTTTACGATGTGATCCTGATGACCATCACGGTGATGATCTTCAGCCGGCGCAATTTCAAGTAG
- a CDS encoding O-antigen ligase family protein, with amino-acid sequence MTSQPYRTPVAFSALLSVILVAVLFRLPRPTIQVNLPYKVELLLAIFTICLLVYWRLTGVTREQIFRPVSGNLRLIMLTICGFIVWSGMSAFWSSSIDAAIQHTLLWSLYLVLFVLFTAIIRLENGVRTLVSTFGFAAIILGTLCLFEYVLLTDFASNEGNLRIRYGKYAEMLVTLLPILWAAAAYSRRRGQRLWLLLAAVLGWETAMLSLSKGAFIAGIAGTALFFIGGIFFSSTAFRKRILVLAGVWVAITIGTQVLFSAFTAMPSTTDYITGAADSTRSTSDMRIYTWSVGRQMASDSWLLGVGADNFGLVFNDARAKLRDLQPDEPKSEIGEDFLTERAHNEPLQVLAELGVIGFTLFVLPFLLFLVFVLRKFGRDGWKLSPMLWATLGSNLAFAISSMVSSFSFRAAQNGVVFFIVFAIAMNELRRPARSATNAINSVPAYLLSWGAVTLLAAFCLIKGYAEYQVYQAEWTESPSVAQDRYRAALAVDSGYSGAYLSSAARYVSNGDQASAAVQTRQAINSGIGLSLTYSQLAKQQIAAGDHIAARVTYQESLTIYPRSIFLRIEYTVFLEKLGDAVESARQLAVAREIDRPQANGWYKLITAGSLAAFYEAQTNKDLAEPNALIPAGAVFQYIDKPPAN; translated from the coding sequence ATGACAAGTCAACCCTACAGGACTCCGGTCGCATTTTCGGCGCTATTGTCAGTGATCTTGGTCGCCGTCCTTTTTCGACTGCCGAGGCCCACGATACAGGTAAATTTACCGTACAAGGTTGAGTTGCTGCTCGCTATATTCACCATTTGTTTACTCGTGTATTGGCGTCTAACGGGTGTTACACGCGAGCAGATATTCCGTCCGGTTTCGGGTAATCTTCGCTTGATAATGCTGACGATCTGCGGGTTCATCGTTTGGAGCGGAATGTCGGCATTCTGGTCTAGTTCGATCGATGCGGCGATCCAGCATACGTTATTGTGGTCGCTTTATCTTGTTCTTTTTGTATTATTTACAGCGATCATTCGTTTGGAGAATGGAGTTCGGACTCTGGTGAGCACCTTTGGCTTTGCGGCGATCATCTTGGGGACGCTGTGTTTGTTCGAATACGTCCTACTGACCGATTTTGCCTCAAATGAAGGCAATCTGCGTATCCGCTATGGCAAATACGCCGAAATGCTCGTCACTCTGTTGCCGATCCTGTGGGCCGCCGCAGCATATTCGCGACGGCGTGGGCAAAGGCTGTGGCTTCTGCTTGCCGCAGTTTTGGGCTGGGAAACGGCGATGCTCTCACTGAGCAAGGGTGCCTTCATCGCCGGCATTGCCGGAACAGCGTTGTTTTTCATCGGAGGGATCTTTTTTTCGTCAACGGCGTTTCGCAAACGAATCCTCGTTCTCGCAGGTGTCTGGGTCGCTATCACGATCGGCACACAGGTCCTGTTCTCAGCTTTCACTGCGATGCCGTCCACAACGGACTATATTACCGGAGCGGCCGATTCGACCCGGAGCACATCCGATATGCGCATCTACACATGGTCGGTTGGTCGGCAGATGGCTTCCGATAGTTGGCTGTTGGGCGTCGGAGCGGACAATTTCGGCCTCGTTTTCAATGATGCACGCGCGAAATTACGCGACCTCCAACCGGATGAGCCAAAGTCGGAAATCGGTGAGGACTTCCTCACGGAGCGTGCACATAATGAACCCCTACAGGTGTTGGCTGAACTCGGTGTCATAGGCTTTACGCTATTTGTTCTGCCGTTCCTGTTGTTCCTGGTGTTCGTGCTTCGCAAATTCGGGCGTGACGGTTGGAAGCTTTCGCCAATGCTGTGGGCGACTCTGGGCTCGAACCTGGCATTTGCCATCAGTTCGATGGTGAGTTCTTTCTCGTTTCGGGCGGCTCAGAATGGCGTTGTATTTTTTATCGTTTTTGCAATCGCGATGAACGAACTCCGTCGCCCCGCCCGCTCGGCGACAAACGCCATCAATTCCGTGCCGGCATACCTTTTAAGTTGGGGTGCAGTCACATTACTCGCAGCGTTCTGCCTAATAAAAGGCTACGCCGAGTATCAGGTATATCAGGCCGAATGGACGGAATCGCCGTCCGTCGCTCAAGACCGATACCGTGCCGCCCTCGCTGTAGATTCCGGATATTCCGGTGCATACCTTTCAAGCGCCGCCCGTTATGTTTCCAACGGTGACCAGGCCTCGGCGGCCGTACAAACACGGCAGGCGATCAACTCCGGCATTGGTCTCTCCTTGACCTATTCGCAACTCGCCAAGCAACAGATCGCCGCCGGCGACCACATCGCAGCCCGAGTAACTTATCAGGAGTCACTGACTATCTATCCGCGGTCGATCTTTCTGCGGATCGAATACACAGTATTCCTCGAGAAACTTGGCGATGCAGTCGAATCCGCACGTCAACTTGCCGTCGCACGTGAAATCGATCGACCGCAGGCGAATGGATGGTACAAACTAATAACGGCCGGCAGCCTTGCCGCGTTTTATGAGGCCCAAACAAATAAAGACCTTGCGGAACCCAACGCTCTCATCCCGGCGGGAGCCGTTTTCCAATACATCGACAAGCCACCGGCGAATTGA
- a CDS encoding sigma-54-dependent Fis family transcriptional regulator, protein MANILIVDDEQSFRQVLSIVFEKEGHAIRTAMNGRQALELLVDAPSDVIISDVRMPDMDGIELLRAVRESQPEIGVVLMTAFASVDTAREAFKLGADDFITKPFDVEELKLIISKTLEKQALIDENRAFKRAQRDRGSVRNIVGSSPKMDAIFQMIETVAEVQSTILITGESGTGKELVARAIHDLSPRAEKPFISINCGAFTETLLESELFGYMKGSFTGATANRKGLFEAAEKGTIFLDEIGEMSPAMQVKLLRVLQERRVRPVGAHDELAIDARVIAATNRDLKAMSDEGTFREDLFYRVSVIPINLPPLRDRSTDIPELVEHFLRKFCDQTGRSVTISPKTMVLLENYAWHGNVRELEHTIERAVALERGEEIQPERLPDHITNYNPERIRSEFDLPEDGIDLVTHLDNLEKTYVMEALRKTSGNQTKAAELLKMPVRSLRHLLDKHDIRSISAQMRGSEQ, encoded by the coding sequence ATGGCAAATATACTGATCGTTGACGACGAACAGAGCTTTCGACAAGTTCTAAGCATCGTGTTTGAGAAAGAGGGCCACGCTATCCGCACCGCGATGAACGGGCGGCAAGCTCTCGAACTTTTGGTTGATGCACCGTCGGATGTGATCATCTCCGATGTCAGGATGCCCGATATGGACGGGATCGAACTGCTGAGGGCCGTCCGCGAATCCCAACCCGAGATCGGCGTCGTATTAATGACCGCTTTTGCGTCGGTCGATACTGCCCGCGAAGCGTTCAAGCTCGGTGCCGACGATTTTATAACCAAACCGTTTGACGTCGAAGAACTCAAGCTCATCATCAGCAAGACGCTCGAAAAGCAAGCTCTGATCGATGAGAACCGAGCTTTTAAGCGGGCCCAGCGTGATCGCGGCAGTGTCAGGAACATCGTTGGCTCTTCGCCTAAGATGGATGCGATCTTTCAGATGATCGAGACCGTTGCCGAGGTCCAATCGACGATCTTGATAACCGGCGAGAGCGGAACCGGTAAAGAGTTGGTCGCACGTGCGATTCACGACCTGAGCCCGCGTGCTGAAAAGCCGTTCATATCGATAAACTGCGGTGCATTTACCGAAACGCTGCTCGAGTCGGAGCTGTTTGGTTATATGAAAGGCTCATTTACCGGCGCAACCGCAAATCGCAAGGGATTGTTCGAAGCTGCCGAAAAGGGCACAATTTTCCTCGATGAGATCGGCGAAATGTCTCCGGCGATGCAGGTCAAGCTTCTGCGGGTCTTACAGGAACGACGCGTTCGGCCCGTGGGGGCACACGATGAGTTGGCGATCGACGCCCGAGTGATTGCGGCGACGAATCGCGACCTAAAGGCAATGTCTGACGAAGGCACGTTTCGCGAAGACCTTTTTTACCGTGTGTCTGTTATACCTATCAATTTGCCGCCGTTGCGCGATAGGTCGACCGATATCCCCGAGCTCGTCGAACATTTCCTTAGAAAATTCTGTGACCAGACCGGTCGATCGGTCACCATCTCGCCAAAAACGATGGTGCTGCTCGAGAATTATGCGTGGCACGGCAACGTGCGCGAACTCGAACACACGATCGAGCGTGCCGTCGCACTCGAACGCGGCGAAGAGATCCAACCGGAACGGCTTCCGGATCACATCACCAATTACAATCCCGAGCGGATCAGATCCGAGTTTGACCTGCCCGAAGACGGCATCGATCTGGTCACTCATCTCGACAATCTGGAAAAGACCTACGTTATGGAAGCTCTACGCAAAACGTCGGGCAATCAGACAAAGGCAGCGGAACTGCTCAAAATGCCGGTTCGATCACTGCGGCATTTGCTCGACAAGCACGATATCCGCTCCATTTCTGCCCAGATGCGCGGTTCCGAACAGTAA
- a CDS encoding PAS domain S-box protein, producing the protein MLISSWIWHSGRLQLSFDNFPQGLFLVFVISVGLTILYFFLLRLSSLIAWQVRLQFLMDALLITWLVWRTGDLTSPYITLYIVLISVGSFFLRPLQTLFLAVSCVFFFVALATMTVNLVIETSSPIQATSKVIQIVSFHIVAFLVVGLLASRLSERRNSGEQLEATEKSLASLRVLHERIIESIRSGLITTDLDGKIITFNSAATEITGLTSTEARERSIHSVFGDISEAIELSLKAGANGEHLPRFEADLITPDGFAVKIGYGITQLFSETSETTGLIITFQDLTEIRSMEESVKRKDRLAAVGRVAAGLAHEIGNPLGAMRGAIQVLESNTESGTMNAELMEIILKESDRLNSIITNFLSYARPPAAEFVPTDITEALREMLKLLRHSPDVETHHELIDDSGTESIIIAADPVQLRQIFWNLSRNAMQAMPNGGRLRIGLERVPNNRVRITFEDTGKGMSPEQVEQLFEPFSNSTSGGTGLGLSIVYQIVRDHNGAINVRSIEGRGTTITIDLSIGEQNSRKMIDKTIAVEGDGLLLDKFLNVNPK; encoded by the coding sequence TTGCTGATATCCAGTTGGATCTGGCACAGCGGCCGACTCCAACTCTCGTTCGACAACTTTCCGCAGGGTCTGTTTTTAGTCTTTGTTATCTCGGTCGGCCTGACAATACTCTATTTTTTCCTGCTTCGATTGAGCAGCCTGATCGCGTGGCAGGTAAGGCTGCAGTTCCTGATGGACGCGCTGCTGATAACTTGGCTCGTATGGCGTACCGGCGACCTCACATCTCCATATATCACGCTCTATATCGTCCTTATCAGTGTCGGAAGTTTCTTTTTGAGGCCGCTCCAAACATTATTTCTGGCGGTTTCGTGCGTATTCTTTTTTGTAGCTTTGGCCACGATGACGGTCAATCTCGTGATCGAAACATCCAGCCCGATACAGGCTACCAGCAAGGTCATCCAGATCGTCAGCTTTCATATCGTAGCGTTTTTGGTTGTCGGTCTTTTAGCATCGCGGCTTAGCGAACGCCGTAACTCCGGCGAACAACTGGAAGCGACTGAGAAATCCCTGGCAAGCTTGAGGGTTTTGCACGAAAGGATAATCGAGTCAATACGCTCCGGCCTGATCACGACCGATCTTGATGGCAAGATAATCACCTTTAACTCTGCTGCCACCGAGATTACCGGACTCACATCGACCGAGGCTCGTGAGCGATCGATCCATTCGGTATTTGGAGATATATCTGAAGCGATAGAATTATCGCTGAAAGCCGGCGCAAATGGCGAACATCTTCCCCGATTTGAGGCGGACCTGATCACTCCTGACGGATTTGCCGTAAAGATCGGTTACGGGATCACCCAACTGTTTTCTGAGACAAGTGAGACGACGGGTTTGATCATAACCTTTCAAGATCTGACCGAGATCCGCTCGATGGAAGAGAGTGTAAAGCGTAAGGATCGCCTCGCCGCCGTCGGCCGCGTCGCCGCCGGATTGGCTCACGAGATCGGTAACCCGCTCGGGGCAATGCGCGGTGCCATACAAGTGCTCGAGTCGAACACCGAAAGCGGTACGATGAATGCCGAGTTGATGGAAATAATACTTAAGGAATCCGATCGACTCAATAGCATCATCACTAACTTTCTAAGCTATGCCAGGCCGCCGGCGGCAGAATTCGTGCCTACCGATATTACCGAGGCATTGCGTGAAATGCTGAAACTGCTCCGGCATAGCCCGGATGTCGAGACTCATCACGAGTTGATAGATGATTCCGGAACGGAGTCGATCATCATCGCCGCCGACCCGGTCCAGCTACGCCAGATCTTTTGGAATCTCTCACGCAACGCGATGCAGGCGATGCCAAATGGCGGCAGATTACGGATCGGACTCGAGCGTGTACCGAACAACCGTGTTCGCATTACCTTCGAGGACACCGGCAAAGGAATGTCGCCTGAACAGGTCGAGCAGCTTTTTGAACCATTTTCAAACTCGACATCGGGCGGAACAGGCCTCGGGCTCTCGATCGTCTATCAGATAGTCCGCGATCACAATGGTGCAATAAACGTTCGCTCGATCGAAGGCAGAGGTACGACGATCACCATCGACCTCTCGATCGGCGAGCAAAACTCCCGAAAAATGATCGACAAAACCATCGCTGTCGAGGGTGACGGACTATTACTGGACAAATTTTTGAACGTAAATCCGAAATAA
- a CDS encoding phosphomannose isomerase type II C-terminal cupin domain has protein sequence MENKSTSPYTQLTDVRPWGSYTILDEAPNFKAKRIQVLPGKRLSYQRHSRRSEHWFVTSGTAKVTLNGEEIIVTSGEAIDIPLGSAHRVENPHPEEMLVFIEIQTGDYFGEDDIVRLEDDFGRS, from the coding sequence ATGGAAAACAAGAGCACTAGCCCATATACCCAATTGACCGACGTTAGGCCGTGGGGAAGTTATACGATCCTGGACGAGGCTCCAAACTTCAAAGCAAAACGGATCCAGGTTCTTCCCGGTAAAAGGCTAAGCTATCAAAGGCATTCCCGGCGGTCTGAGCATTGGTTCGTGACCTCGGGCACCGCTAAAGTAACATTAAACGGCGAGGAAATCATAGTCACCAGCGGCGAGGCGATCGACATTCCGCTTGGATCCGCTCATCGCGTCGAAAATCCACATCCCGAGGAAATGCTTGTTTTCATTGAGATCCAGACCGGCGATTACTTCGGCGAGGACGATATTGTGCGGCTCGAGGACGATTTCGGCCGCAGTTAG
- a CDS encoding HAD family hydrolase, with protein MSKQSRPAIFVDRDGTLIQEVDHLSHVDDLCLYSYTREAVMMLKDRGYLVIVVTNQSGIGRSYFDRAAMSSIHDRIQVDLDGAIDGFYFCPHLPDAGCSCRKPNTGMIDAARADFNIDMEGSWMIGDKSLDILTGVNAGIRSALVLTGYGKEQQEDALGHADLIENDLLCAVRTIIGSDTQISQENRG; from the coding sequence ATGAGCAAACAATCCAGGCCGGCGATATTTGTTGATCGCGACGGCACACTCATCCAAGAGGTAGACCACCTTTCGCACGTCGATGACCTGTGTCTATACTCGTACACCCGCGAGGCCGTGATGATGCTCAAAGATCGGGGCTATCTGGTCATCGTCGTTACCAATCAGTCCGGTATCGGCCGATCGTATTTTGATCGCGCCGCGATGTCCTCGATCCACGATCGTATCCAGGTGGACCTTGATGGTGCCATCGACGGATTTTATTTTTGCCCACATCTGCCCGATGCCGGTTGCTCTTGCCGTAAGCCAAATACTGGAATGATAGATGCCGCCCGAGCCGACTTTAATATAGATATGGAAGGGTCGTGGATGATCGGTGACAAATCACTCGATATTTTGACCGGTGTAAATGCCGGGATTCGAAGTGCTCTGGTCTTAACGGGGTATGGCAAGGAACAGCAAGAAGATGCACTCGGACACGCTGATCTGATCGAGAATGACCTGCTCTGCGCGGTCAGGACAATAATTGGCTCTGACACTCAAATTTCGCAGGAGAACCGGGGCTAA
- the waaF gene encoding lipopolysaccharide heptosyltransferase II, with product MKILVRGTNWIGDAVMSVPALRELRRIFPDDSITLHTRTWADGLFRDADFLDEIVTYDPAKWRFRDVLDNSNFLKKDAFDLAIILPNSFESAMTSFLTRIPRRIGYNKDLRGLLLTDPIAVPEWKSRRHEVFYYLNLVSEIEKRVIGRNTVGQLAPNISIDVSPERRKAARQIIADATSDSRGPIVALGVGSTNSRAKRWPAARYAQLATKLKQELDASIILVGSAEDSVVAKEVADLSGVQTVDLSGKTTIAEAVAILAEVDILVSNDMGLAHIAPAVGTRTVVIFGPTNPTTTRPYSNDADIVKYDVECSPCTFRDCPIDHRCMTNVSVEVVAERVSVALQPDENEQTIQAGDIC from the coding sequence GTGAAGATTCTCGTCCGTGGAACAAATTGGATCGGTGATGCAGTAATGTCGGTGCCGGCATTGCGCGAGTTGCGCCGTATATTTCCCGATGATTCGATCACTCTGCACACCCGCACGTGGGCGGACGGCCTGTTTCGTGACGCTGATTTTTTGGATGAGATCGTGACCTACGATCCGGCAAAATGGCGGTTTCGCGATGTGCTCGACAATTCCAACTTTCTCAAAAAAGACGCGTTCGATCTGGCGATCATTTTGCCAAACTCATTTGAATCCGCAATGACGTCGTTTCTCACGCGGATTCCCCGCCGCATCGGCTATAACAAGGACCTCCGCGGACTGCTGTTGACGGACCCGATCGCCGTGCCGGAATGGAAGAGTAGGCGGCACGAAGTCTTCTACTACTTAAATCTTGTCAGCGAGATAGAAAAACGCGTCATCGGGCGAAACACGGTCGGCCAGTTGGCACCTAATATCAGCATTGACGTCTCGCCCGAGCGGCGAAAGGCGGCCCGACAGATCATCGCCGACGCTACGAGCGACAGTCGAGGGCCGATCGTCGCACTCGGCGTGGGTTCGACAAATTCGCGTGCAAAACGCTGGCCCGCCGCTCGCTACGCTCAATTGGCGACAAAACTCAAGCAGGAGTTGGACGCGTCGATCATCCTTGTCGGATCGGCAGAAGACAGCGTTGTGGCAAAGGAGGTGGCAGACCTTTCGGGCGTTCAGACCGTTGACCTCTCGGGCAAAACAACTATCGCCGAAGCTGTCGCCATCCTCGCCGAAGTCGATATTCTGGTCTCTAACGATATGGGCCTCGCTCACATCGCACCCGCGGTCGGCACACGAACCGTTGTCATATTCGGCCCGACCAATCCGACAACGACGCGTCCGTACTCGAACGATGCGGATATAGTAAAATATGATGTAGAATGTTCGCCTTGTACGTTCCGCGATTGCCCGATCGATCATAGATGTATGACAAACGTGTCGGTCGAGGTCGTGGCGGAGCGCGTAAGTGTAGCACTGCAGCCAGATGAAAATGAGCAAACAATCCAGGCCGGCGATATTTGTTGA
- a CDS encoding NAD(P)-dependent oxidoreductase produces MKVLVTGGSGYLGTHVRKFFNADDLSRRSGGDLLDIDTLSEVGEYDAVVHMAARLDKSFAASHDTFQTNVQGTINLLERVRKDAAFIFISTKDVYGCFSGNFQTVPETCQTMYSGQSAHEWSKLIAEHYVDFYSHQRGFRSCIFRLSTPYAPPSPDNTPNIIGHFANAINFGERIRLPGKGKPVRDILHVNDLARACRSFIDSIIRHGTYNVGGGSRNALSLREIVAKMEEVSGLQAVIDDSDPLPDPKPFNYITDLSRIDQELDWEPQIGIAEGLKTLFSGSDPE; encoded by the coding sequence ATGAAAGTACTTGTAACCGGCGGTAGCGGCTATCTCGGCACTCACGTTCGTAAATTTTTCAACGCTGACGACCTCTCGCGGCGTTCCGGCGGCGACTTGCTCGATATCGACACACTGAGTGAGGTTGGCGAGTACGACGCTGTGGTCCATATGGCCGCCAGACTCGACAAGTCATTTGCCGCCTCACACGATACGTTTCAAACAAATGTCCAGGGCACGATAAATCTGCTGGAGCGCGTCCGAAAGGATGCGGCATTTATATTCATCTCGACCAAAGACGTGTACGGGTGTTTTTCGGGTAATTTTCAAACGGTGCCCGAGACCTGTCAGACGATGTACTCCGGTCAATCCGCTCACGAATGGTCCAAACTGATCGCGGAACATTACGTCGATTTTTATTCGCATCAAAGGGGTTTTCGCTCGTGTATCTTTCGATTGTCGACACCGTATGCTCCGCCGTCGCCAGATAACACGCCGAACATTATCGGTCACTTTGCCAATGCGATCAATTTCGGCGAGCGGATCCGCCTGCCCGGAAAAGGCAAGCCCGTCAGGGACATTTTGCACGTCAACGATCTTGCCCGAGCGTGCCGCTCGTTTATAGATTCGATCATCAGGCACGGAACGTACAATGTCGGCGGCGGTTCACGCAACGCCCTTTCGTTGCGTGAGATCGTAGCCAAAATGGAAGAGGTTTCGGGGCTTCAGGCCGTGATCGACGATAGTGATCCATTGCCGGACCCGAAACCATTCAATTATATTACCGACCTTTCGCGGATCGATCAGGAATTAGACTGGGAACCTCAGATCGGCATAGCCGAGGGGCTCAAGACGCTATTCAGCGGATCAGATCCAGAGTGA
- a CDS encoding potassium channel protein — protein sequence MTIPIPSAFKTIAARRLLFAAFAMICMIVAGAIGFRSFEEFSWLDSFYISAQTVTTVGFGDVVPISPNGRGFAIVLMLFGVGTVLYALTALAQAVIQSEIIEAYSLRRKRKEMKTLEGHYIVCGAGRVGRRIISNLQRQNLPFVIIESDERKFDDIETDRSRFLIGDATSEVNLLDAGVERARGLAACLADDAANVYVVLTARGLNPDLHIVARAVEEQAEPTLIRAGANRVVAPTIIGSQSMARALLKPAIADFMDSIVAETLDLVFEEIAIDGASIYAGKMLRDTNLISELSLIVVAIRHRDGELSFHPNGDTLINDGDLLIVIGKAESVKRLVDVNNR from the coding sequence ATGACGATCCCAATTCCTTCGGCATTTAAGACCATTGCGGCGCGAAGGCTACTGTTTGCGGCGTTTGCGATGATATGTATGATCGTCGCCGGGGCGATCGGTTTTAGATCTTTCGAGGAATTTAGTTGGCTCGATAGTTTTTACATATCGGCCCAAACTGTGACGACCGTCGGGTTTGGTGACGTCGTGCCGATCTCGCCTAACGGCCGCGGTTTCGCGATCGTCCTTATGCTGTTCGGCGTCGGGACCGTTTTGTACGCCTTGACGGCTCTGGCCCAGGCCGTTATCCAGTCGGAGATCATCGAGGCGTATAGCCTGCGGCGAAAGCGCAAAGAAATGAAAACATTAGAAGGTCATTATATCGTTTGCGGTGCCGGACGCGTTGGGCGACGGATCATTAGCAACCTACAGCGGCAGAATCTGCCGTTCGTTATAATAGAGAGCGACGAGCGAAAATTTGATGACATTGAGACTGATCGCTCCCGCTTTTTGATCGGCGACGCAACTTCTGAAGTAAATTTATTGGACGCCGGCGTTGAGCGTGCCCGCGGACTTGCGGCGTGCTTGGCCGATGACGCCGCCAATGTCTATGTCGTGCTGACGGCCCGCGGCCTTAATCCCGATCTGCACATTGTTGCCCGTGCAGTCGAGGAACAGGCGGAACCGACGCTGATCCGGGCCGGAGCCAACCGCGTCGTAGCTCCGACGATCATCGGCAGCCAGTCAATGGCCAGGGCTTTGCTAAAGCCTGCGATCGCCGATTTTATGGATTCGATCGTAGCCGAAACGCTCGATCTCGTCTTCGAGGAGATCGCGATCGACGGAGCCTCGATCTATGCCGGCAAAATGCTGCGGGACACCAATCTAATTAGCGAACTGAGCCTGATCGTTGTCGCGATCAGGCACAGGGACGGCGAATTGTCGTTTCACCCTAACGGCGACACGCTGATCAATGACGGTGACCTTCTGATCGTGATCGGCAAAGCGGAATCTGTAAAACGGTTGGTAGATGTGAACAATAGATGA